The window TTTTTATGGAAACCGCCGAGCACGAATTCTTGCGCTCGCTCGGCGCCAGCGTCGACATGACCATCGACGGCAAAAAAATCGGCTGGCCGCGGCTGGCCGCTTCGTGTGAATATTTAAGCCCCGCCAAATTCGAAGACATTCTTGATATTCATCTGACCGTGGCGCGCAAGGGCACAAAATCGATGACGTACAAATTCGAATTCAAGCACGGCGAAAGAATG of the Cytophagia bacterium CHB2 genome contains:
- a CDS encoding acyl-CoA thioesterase, whose amino-acid sequence is MLHEFHTQRRIEFADTDLAGIVHFARFFIFMETAEHEFLRSLGASVDMTIDGKKIGWPRLAASCEYLSPAKFEDILDIHLTVARKGTKSMTYKFEFKHGERMIARGQVSSACCVIESGNKLKAIPIPDFIAEKIQEAPASEDRR